TACCGACCCTGAAAACCATCTGTATTGGTGGTGAAGCGCATACCTTACCGGCGAACAAGGTCGCACAGTGGGAAGATCAATTTCATGCCGGGTGGATGGAAGGTCTCGAGAGGATATTGGGATGGGCGACCCATTTGGCAGATAAATATGAtcgagggaaaaggaaggcggaggagtgggtggtgaaggagcgagggaagaatggaagcGGTTCAAACTCTACTACTGGTACAGGCGGAAGTAACGCTGCaaagggaagggggaaGGGTAAAacctcttcgtcttcctcttctgctgctgctgccaaaGTACTTCCGAAACCGCCCACCGACATCCGCCTCTTCCgtttccctcttccttccgaAACCATTTCCCGTCGTAATaatgaaggcgaagaagagaatgacGAGACTGAACATGGGAAACCGGGGCCGTTCAATCTCACCTCTGGCCTAATTGAAGTcgtcccttcctccccttctgACCGCTCCTACCTCAATCCGTACCGGGAAGCTCTCGCGGATGCCCAGCTTTACAAAGATAGACAAGAAGGGGTCGGGGCGCCGTGTGTTTTTTGTACCATCCCAGATTGTGAAGGTCCTGCAAGGAGGGGAGCGGAGGGTGAGAAGGTtgatggaaggggagggatgggagggaaACATAGAGAGGAATGTGGGCATATGGTTGGGAGACGGAcatggggatgggaggggCTTTAGGCTTTAAAGGAGAAAGTTGTAGCGATTACTATCTTTTTTAGATTTAGATGTATGATATGCAGTACTGTAAACCAGGTTTGAAAAAGTATTGGGGGTCGTCATGTCGTTACATCGTTGATAGGCGTTCGTCACAAAAAGTATAAAAAACACAATTATGTCCTAGAGCAAGTAATATTTCCCCTCAACCCACACATTCCGTTCAAGTCGCTCGGTCCATCGGGGCTCTCTTTGTCGTCCATTAGCTCCCATTTAACAGGAGAAAGGATGAGCTACTAGTTCTCGGTACAGCTCCTCCGGGATATCTTTCACGAGGGCAACGGTCACGCCGATGACGGGCCGTGCCTCTAGCGGGGGAAATGTTCGAAGGATTTTCATCGGTCTGGTTGATTATTTCATCATTCGTTAACTGAGTAACGCCGCATATTTGGcatgaagaggaggaaataAGTGAAGTGGTGAGAGACGTACGAGGGCGTATCCATCAAGTCTTGACGTATAAGCAATAATTGGGCGATAACACAGAGTATGTTGAGATGCAAGCCAAATGCCAAGAGGAAACTGAATCCCGAATAAGCCATCAGCATAGATACGTATTTAAATAGTTGGGATTtgagatgaggagaaggatataAAAGGGACGTACTCCCATAGGCGAAGGACTTCTTCCAAGGGCGGCGTACAGGCGCAGAGTGTCATGACAGCTAAAAAGATGATAGTGGTCAGTCGCTGATAGTCATAGCTTGTAAAAGACATAAGAGAGGACGTACATGGGAAAGCATAAATCTCTGCTTTGAGGTTCTTGCTCGCTAATCTATCATATAGCTCTGGGTCAACTACCTCTAAGCACTTATCCAACAGCTACTTTTTAATCAGCTCACAAATCTTTCGCTTTATACCTACTAGGAGCAGATATAGTAACGTACAGTAAGACCTTTGTGGACACCTTTCAAAGATGGTTGTACATAGAGTGGACAACCGTTCTCGATGAATGTTGAGAAACATTGAAAAGCCTCGAGCTGAGAGGGCATGGTGAACAGGAAAGGAGCAGAGAGGACGTTCATCCCTTGTACGTATTTGAATGGCTGGGATTCATCTTCTGTCTCCGCGGCTACAGTTCCAATCagcaccttcttcaatgtGCAGGTGTAAGCATGCGTGCAGGTAATCTTCCAGACAAAAGCTTCCAACAACCTAATCAACATGTCCTCTTTGACTTTGCCCTTGAATTGAGTATCTGTCGCCAGTGTCCGGAATGTATCGTTTTTGACTGTCTGAATGGTCAACCGCTCCTGTATCGTGGACATAGTAGCTTGAAAACGAGTATAGACTGACTTTTGTGGCTATCAGAAGAAGGGCCCATGGACACCCAGCGTAGATAATCTTCTGCCTGGAGGTTGTCCACTTTGAGCAAGAGCTTCCATATTCTCGGACGAAGTGGAGGGCGACCAGGCTAAACATCGTAGTGAGCATATCCCTGCAATATTGTTGACAGACTAAAACATACGACTTCTGGTATACCCTCCGTCAAAATTATTCTGCGTATCCTCTTGAGGCCATCTGAGATTTCGGATGACGATCGATGCCGTGGGATGAGAGCAGGGCTGAGTATGGAATGTAGGGAGCCGTATATCTCTGTTGATGTGGACATTGAGTGTTGTAGAAACAGACAATTCGCTAGTTATACGAGACGAGAAGAAAGTGATTACCCTGAATGGAGATGTAAACGAAGGACAACGGCAgtaacaacaacaacaaatcCATCGCGACTTGGAACAGGAGTCGGCTcgttttctctttccgtTCTTTCACTTCTTCTGTATTTACAACTCGTACATTCCAGCCTATCCCCATACCTCACGCCCACTAATTTGCTCCAGTCGCATGTCCACATTGTCTTGATAAGCACGACTGGGAACGTCAATGTCCCTTGGCCCTATACACTCCGTTCGCCAGCGATGCTCCACGAAGAGTTATCCACTGACATGGTGTGTATCCCAAGTATCCTTGTTTTTCATGCAAAGTAACCAATATCATATTACAGGACATGATCACTCAGCTGCAGGATGCCATCCTAGATGTAAGCTCCCTTCCGCCTGATTATTCAAGTGCCACCAGTGGCTGACCTGGTCTGCCCTCAATATTCCTAGCTATTAACGATCACTTCAACGTCAATCGAATATATCACCAAACGCACCCAGTTCGAACAAACTTCCATATCTATCCCCACGACCCTATCAACCCCGAATGCAGCTAACCGAGTGGAGTATAAAGGTGTGTGATGGGTTTTGAAACATTTGGAAAGGCAGAGGATCGGAAGATTGGTGGATTGGGTGGTGCTCACGTCAAACAAAGTGGACGATAGGAGGGGTCCTAGGTACTCGCTCAGTATGATTGATGAGCTAATGGACAAATTTCAGCTGCTATTGAAACCTTTGTCGCCGACATCATAAGAAGATCGAAAGATATCCAACATCTCATCGATGGACTCCCTAGGCCCGGAGACAGCTCTGAACGGGTACATCACTACgatttctctttccattcttgGGCATGGAGAATCAAAACAGAGTGCGGCTGACATTCATAATGATTGTGTATAGGCGCAAAGATTAATAGAATTGCAAGATGAGATCAAGATAGCGAATGAAGAATACAGACAGGTCCTTGAGCAATCCAGTAAAATGCCTCTTCACTTTGCATTGCGGGGCCAATTGCTGACGGGTAATTGTAGAAGAGCTTGTGAAAGAATTGCAGCTTGCCCTCGATCACACCCTAGGCGAATCTCCCAACGATATCAGTATCCAATCGGCAAACTATCCAGCCGGAACGCCATACCATAATCAAAACAATGAAGCCAACTGAGCCGGCATTAGAATAGAGGCAGCAGCATGCGCAGATGGTGCATAGATGCAAAACAAATTGCTAAATCAAAAGTGGCAACATGGGGCCAAAAATATGACTATTCATACAAATAAATTTCGCCGCAGGGGAATGCTGTCCTTGTTTATTGGCCAACTCCTTTGTCGCAATACAATCTTCGCCCAACTAGGAGCCGTAGTTGAACATCCTTCCATCACAATTCTTCGCTCCGCTACACATTGCCCCACCCGATCAGcatcctccttttttttacGACAGGGGCGCCttggacaagaaggaaacaGCCAAATGTGCACTTACCATCGACAGATATCCTTCACTTCCACCGGGCCTTTGTCTGAATTCAAAGCTATCATCTCTGGCGGATGTGCCGAAGCAGATGTTTTAGACATCTGTTTCTTGCCCTtatttcccttcttctttttgacaGGCTCTGGGGATGGAACGTCGTCATCCTGTATGTCGGCATAGACATCGTTAGCATCCACA
The Cryptococcus neoformans var. neoformans JEC21 chromosome 8 sequence genome window above contains:
- a CDS encoding mitotic check point protein bub2, putative encodes the protein MSTSTEIYGSLHSILSPALIPRHRSSSEISDGLKRIRRIILTEGIPEVPGRPPLRPRIWKLLLKVDNLQAEDYLRWVSMGPSSDSHKIKNDTFRTLATDTQFKGKVKEDMLIRLLEAFVWKITSAETEDESQPFKYVQGMNVLSAPFLFTMPSQLEAFQCFSTFIENGCPLYVQPSLKGVHKGLTLLDKCLEVVDPELYDRLASKNLKAEIYAFPSVMTLCACTPPLEEVLRLWDFLLAFGLHLNILCVIAQLLLIRQDLMDTPSPMKILRTFPPLEARPVIGVTVALVKDIPEELYRELVAHPFSC